CACGGCCGATCCCGCGGGCCCGACCAGCCTCTTCTTCTTCAAGACCACCATCGAACCGCACATCGGGCAGGTGTCTTACTTCAAGGTCGTTTCGGGCAAAGTCAAGGTGGGCGATGATCTCACCAACGCCGACCGTGGCTCAAAGGAGCGCATCGCACAACTCTTCGCCGTCGACGGCCAGATCCGCAGCGAAGTCAGCGAGATGGAAGCGGGCGACATCGGCGCCACGGTCAAGCTCAAAGACGTCCGCCGCGGCAACACCCTCAATGGCAAAGGCTGCGAGTATCGCTTCGACTTCATCAAGTACCCGGAGCCCAAATTCCGCCGCGCCATCAAGCCGGTCAACGAGGCCGACGCCGAGAAGCTGAGCGAGATCCTCTCCCGCATGCACGAGGAGGACCCGACGTGGATCGTCGAACAGTCCAAAGAACTGAAGCAGACCATCGTCTCAGGTCAAGGCGAGTTCCACCTCCGCACCCTCAAGTGGCGCATCGAGAACAACGACAAGCTGGCCATCGAGTTCCTCGAGCCTAAAATCCCCTACCGCGAGACGATCACCAAGTCCGCCCGGGCTGACTATCGCCACAAGAAACAGTCTGGCGGCGCCGGACAGTTTGGCGAGGTGCACCTCATCATCGAGCCCTACTACGAGGGCATGCCAGCCCCCGGCACCTACCGCTTCGGCGGCCAAGAGTATCGCATGAACGTCCGCGACACGCAGGTTTACGACCTCGAGTGGGGCGGCAAACTCGTCTTCGTCAACTGCATCGTAGGCGGCGCCATCGATGCTCGCTTCCTCCCGGCCATCCTTAAAGGGATCATGGGCCGCATGGAGCAGGGTCCGCTGACCGGCTCCTACGCCCGCGATGTCCGCGTCTGCGTCTATGACGGTAAGATGCACCCCGTGGACAGCAACGAAATCTCCTTCATGCTGGCCGGACGCAACGCCTTCAGCACCGCCTTCCGCGATGCTGCGCCGAAGATCCTCGAGCCGATCTACGACATCGAAGTGCTCGTCCCCGGCGACTACTTGGGCGACGTGATGAGCGACCTTCAGGGCCGTCGTGCCCTGATCATGGGCATGAATAGCGAGCGCGGCTGTGAGAAATTGATGGCCAAGGTGCCGCTCAAAGAGATGTCCAGCTACTCCACGTCGCTGAGCTCCATCACCGGAGGCCGCGCCTCGTTCACAATGAAGTTCTCCGGCTACGAGCTCGTCCCCACCGACGTGCAGGAGAAGCTGCTCAAAGAGTACGCCGCTACGCAGACCGAGGAGTAGCCCTCCCCCATCCGCGTCGTCCGATCGC
The sequence above is drawn from the Tannerella serpentiformis genome and encodes:
- a CDS encoding elongation factor G, with translation MKVYQTNEIKNISILGSSGSGKTTLAEAMLFEGGVIKRRGTVEAGNTVSDYFPVEKDYGYSVFSTVFSVEWNGLKLNFIDCPGSDDFIGGAVSALNVTDTALMVINAQYGVEVGTINQFRYTEQFHKPVIFVVNQLDNDKADFDNTVHQLRENYGAKAVQIQYPVQTGAAFNAVVDVLKMKMYRWKPEGGKPDVLDIPAEEMDKATELHKALVEAAAEHDDTLMEKFFEEGTLSEDDMRAGIRAGLVSRGMFPIFCVCAGKDMCVRRTLEFLGNVVPCTDKMPRPVTTEGIEVTADPAGPTSLFFFKTTIEPHIGQVSYFKVVSGKVKVGDDLTNADRGSKERIAQLFAVDGQIRSEVSEMEAGDIGATVKLKDVRRGNTLNGKGCEYRFDFIKYPEPKFRRAIKPVNEADAEKLSEILSRMHEEDPTWIVEQSKELKQTIVSGQGEFHLRTLKWRIENNDKLAIEFLEPKIPYRETITKSARADYRHKKQSGGAGQFGEVHLIIEPYYEGMPAPGTYRFGGQEYRMNVRDTQVYDLEWGGKLVFVNCIVGGAIDARFLPAILKGIMGRMEQGPLTGSYARDVRVCVYDGKMHPVDSNEISFMLAGRNAFSTAFRDAAPKILEPIYDIEVLVPGDYLGDVMSDLQGRRALIMGMNSERGCEKLMAKVPLKEMSSYSTSLSSITGGRASFTMKFSGYELVPTDVQEKLLKEYAATQTEE